The following are encoded together in the Bradyrhizobium algeriense genome:
- a CDS encoding glycosyltransferase family 2 protein yields the protein MSADLTTSDRGTVAVSIVVPVRNEAENVAPLVAEIIGALDGRWVYEIIYVNDGSTDATAERLADLMKQHSQLRQLKHANSCGQSAAVRSGVRAARGVIVATLDGDGQNNPAFLPDLISAVESGGGRVGLVAGQRVGRKDTGFKKLQSKIANGVRKAILSDGTRDTGCGLKAFPREVFLSMPYFDGLHRFLPALVRREGFDIAYVDVVDRPRRSGVSNYGFFDRLWIGIMDLAGVWWLIRRKKSTPAVTEVF from the coding sequence ATGAGTGCCGATTTGACTACTTCCGACAGAGGTACTGTCGCCGTTTCCATCGTTGTGCCGGTGCGCAACGAAGCGGAGAACGTCGCGCCGCTGGTTGCGGAAATCATCGGCGCGCTCGACGGCCGGTGGGTCTACGAGATCATCTATGTCAATGACGGCTCGACCGATGCGACCGCCGAACGGCTGGCTGATCTGATGAAGCAGCACAGTCAGCTCCGGCAACTGAAACATGCCAACTCTTGCGGCCAATCGGCGGCGGTGCGCAGCGGGGTGCGGGCCGCGCGCGGCGTCATCGTGGCCACGCTCGACGGCGACGGCCAGAATAATCCGGCGTTCCTGCCCGACTTGATCTCGGCGGTCGAAAGCGGCGGCGGCCGCGTGGGTCTTGTGGCGGGCCAGCGGGTCGGGCGCAAGGACACCGGCTTCAAGAAGCTGCAGTCGAAAATCGCCAACGGCGTGCGCAAGGCTATCCTGAGCGACGGTACCCGCGACACCGGCTGCGGGCTGAAGGCGTTTCCGCGCGAGGTGTTTCTTTCGATGCCATACTTCGACGGACTGCATCGCTTCCTGCCGGCGCTGGTGCGCCGTGAAGGCTTCGACATCGCCTATGTCGACGTCGTCGACCGTCCGCGCCGTTCCGGCGTATCAAATTACGGCTTCTTCGACCGCCTATGGATCGGGATCATGGATCTCGCCGGCGTGTGGTGGTTGATCCGCCGCAAGAAGTCCACGCCCGCTGTCACCGAGGTTTTCTGA
- a CDS encoding lipid-A-disaccharide synthase N-terminal domain-containing protein yields MFIQFGQALGDYLYDVFVAKFDFWLAFGLVAQLLFTARFLVQWISSERAGRSVIPIAFWFFSMGGGLMTLIYGIAKREPVIIVGQSMATIIYIRNIMLIVKHRGKASKTLDR; encoded by the coding sequence ATGTTCATCCAGTTCGGGCAGGCGCTCGGCGATTATCTCTATGACGTCTTCGTCGCCAAATTCGACTTCTGGCTGGCTTTCGGCCTGGTCGCGCAATTGCTGTTCACCGCGCGCTTCCTGGTGCAGTGGATCTCGAGTGAGCGCGCCGGGCGAAGCGTGATACCGATTGCGTTCTGGTTCTTCTCGATGGGCGGCGGGCTGATGACGCTGATCTACGGTATCGCCAAACGCGAGCCTGTGATCATCGTCGGCCAGTCGATGGCCACGATCATCTACATCAGAAACATCATGCTGATCGTCAAGCATCGCGGCAAGGCGTCGAAGACGCTGGATCGGTGA
- a CDS encoding Na/Pi cotransporter family protein, with amino-acid sequence MGSLVLLDLMGGVALLLWGLHMVHSGILRAFGPDLRLLLAKALSNRFTAIGAGLGLTALLQSSTATALITSSFTSEGLVSLVPALAIMLGANVGTTLIVQILSFNISAVAPVLFIIGLVAFRSGPRSRVKDIGRVFIGLGLMLLALHILLNTLAPAENAPGVRVFMNAITGDPVLCILFAAIVTWLVHSSVASVLLVMSLAYAHFVTPYAALALVLGANLGSAINPIVEGARRDNPASYRLPLGNLVNRLAGILLVAPFLQPIADLLISWQPDAAKATALFHIAFNVATAALFIGLLDGMARLLKRLLPERVKEAGESGPRYLDESALETPSLALADAARETLHMGDHVEIMLRKVMAAMMTNDRALVDQVSQMDNSVDSLDEAIKLYVTKLTRGSLDEREGQRAMEIVSFAINLEHIGDIIDKNLSELATKKIKRRFQFSVEGAEELSAFHKRTMDSLRIAFGVFMSGDVNEARKLLVEKAALRNAELAATERHLDRLREGRPETIETTSLHLDVLRDLRRIHSHICSVAYPVLDAAGELAAYRSTESDLAALPAPAPSRP; translated from the coding sequence ATGGGAAGTCTGGTTCTTCTCGACCTGATGGGCGGCGTCGCGTTGCTGCTGTGGGGCCTGCACATGGTCCACAGCGGGATCCTGCGCGCGTTCGGACCCGATCTGCGCCTGTTGCTGGCGAAGGCGCTGAGCAACCGCTTCACCGCCATTGGCGCCGGCCTTGGTCTCACCGCCCTGCTCCAGAGCAGCACCGCCACGGCGCTGATCACGAGTTCATTCACATCGGAGGGGCTCGTCAGCCTCGTCCCCGCACTCGCCATCATGCTCGGCGCCAATGTCGGCACCACGCTGATCGTGCAGATCCTGTCGTTCAACATCTCGGCCGTGGCCCCCGTGCTGTTCATCATCGGCCTGGTCGCCTTCCGCAGTGGGCCGCGCTCGCGTGTCAAGGACATAGGCCGCGTCTTTATCGGCCTCGGCCTGATGCTGCTGGCGCTGCACATCCTGCTCAATACGCTGGCGCCGGCGGAGAATGCGCCGGGCGTGCGCGTGTTCATGAATGCCATCACCGGCGATCCCGTGCTCTGCATCCTGTTCGCCGCGATCGTGACCTGGCTGGTGCATTCCAGCGTCGCCAGCGTGCTGCTGGTGATGTCGCTGGCCTATGCGCATTTCGTCACGCCCTACGCGGCGCTGGCGCTCGTGCTCGGCGCCAATCTCGGCAGCGCCATCAATCCGATCGTCGAGGGCGCGCGCCGCGACAATCCCGCCAGCTACCGCCTGCCGCTGGGCAACCTCGTCAACCGGCTCGCCGGCATCCTGCTGGTGGCGCCGTTCCTGCAGCCGATCGCGGACCTTCTGATCTCGTGGCAGCCGGATGCAGCCAAGGCAACCGCCCTGTTCCACATCGCCTTCAACGTTGCGACCGCAGCTCTCTTCATCGGCCTGCTCGACGGCATGGCGCGGCTGTTGAAGAGGTTGCTGCCCGAGCGCGTCAAGGAGGCCGGCGAGTCAGGGCCGCGCTATCTCGACGAGAGCGCGCTGGAGACGCCCTCGCTCGCGCTGGCCGATGCCGCCCGCGAGACCCTGCATATGGGCGATCACGTCGAAATCATGCTGCGCAAGGTGATGGCGGCGATGATGACCAACGACCGGGCACTGGTCGACCAGGTCTCGCAGATGGACAACAGCGTCGACAGCCTCGACGAGGCGATCAAGCTCTACGTCACAAAACTCACCCGCGGCAGTCTCGACGAGCGTGAGGGACAGCGGGCGATGGAGATCGTCTCCTTCGCCATCAACCTCGAGCATATCGGCGACATCATCGACAAGAATCTGAGCGAGCTCGCAACCAAGAAGATCAAGCGCCGCTTCCAGTTCTCGGTCGAAGGCGCCGAGGAGCTGTCCGCCTTCCACAAGCGCACGATGGATTCGCTTCGGATCGCGTTCGGCGTCTTCATGTCCGGCGACGTCAACGAGGCGCGAAAGCTTCTGGTCGAGAAGGCCGCGTTGCGCAATGCCGAACTGGCCGCGACCGAACGGCATCTCGACCGTTTGCGCGAAGGCCGGCCCGAAACAATCGAGACCACCTCGCTTCACCTCGACGTGCTGCGCGACCTCAGGCGCATCCACTCGCACATCTGCTCGGTCGCCTACCCCGTGCTGGATGCCGCGGGCGAACTGGCCGCCTATCGCTCGACGGAGAGCGATCTGGCGGCACTGCCGGCACCGGCGCCCAGCCGGCCCTGA
- a CDS encoding PilZ domain-containing protein gives MYANRRSSERRACRSFAKIQFATGGLPRDCMISDMSDGGVKIIAEYPEIPSEFTVIFSEGRPRQCRLAWRIGCELGAQFVD, from the coding sequence ATGTATGCGAATCGCCGCAGCAGCGAACGACGGGCGTGCAGAAGCTTTGCAAAAATACAGTTCGCGACCGGCGGGTTGCCGCGCGATTGCATGATTTCCGACATGTCGGATGGCGGGGTGAAGATCATCGCCGAATATCCCGAAATTCCTTCCGAATTTACGGTGATCTTTTCGGAGGGCAGGCCGCGTCAGTGCCGGCTGGCCTGGCGGATCGGCTGCGAACTCGGCGCGCAATTCGTCGACTAG
- a CDS encoding tetratricopeptide repeat protein: MRQKLLHPSRLARLLACTSTLILALGLGACQTSGLSDITGSIDEKADTGRASDPRRDVELYQERYRANPKDTDAALKYGRALRATGQRSQAVAVLEQASIANPGNRLLLAAYGRALADNGNFQQAFDVLGRAHSPDDPDWRLLSAQGATLDQLGRYEEARQYYASALKIAPDQPLVLSNLGLSYVLSKDLPKAEETLRRAHGIAATDPRVRANLALAVGLQGRVADAEKIVKADLPPAEAAANVALLKQILSRKEKENARAEAGKMPIAAAGRVE; encoded by the coding sequence ATGCGACAGAAGTTGCTCCATCCGTCCCGCCTTGCGCGACTTCTCGCGTGCACGTCGACCCTGATCCTGGCGTTAGGGCTTGGCGCTTGCCAGACTTCAGGACTATCGGACATTACCGGTTCGATCGACGAAAAGGCTGATACCGGCCGCGCCAGCGATCCGCGCCGCGACGTCGAGCTCTACCAGGAACGCTATCGCGCCAATCCGAAGGATACCGACGCGGCGCTGAAATACGGCAGGGCGCTGCGCGCGACGGGACAGCGGTCGCAGGCGGTTGCGGTGCTCGAACAGGCCTCCATCGCCAATCCCGGCAACAGGCTGCTGCTCGCCGCGTATGGCCGCGCGCTGGCGGACAACGGCAATTTCCAGCAGGCCTTCGACGTGCTCGGCCGCGCCCACAGCCCCGATGATCCCGATTGGCGGTTGCTCTCGGCGCAGGGCGCGACACTGGATCAACTCGGCCGATATGAGGAGGCGCGGCAATATTATGCGAGCGCGCTGAAGATCGCGCCCGACCAGCCGTTGGTGCTGTCCAATCTCGGACTGTCCTACGTGCTTTCGAAGGACTTGCCCAAGGCCGAGGAGACGCTGCGTCGCGCCCACGGCATTGCGGCGACCGATCCGCGCGTGCGCGCCAATCTGGCGCTGGCGGTTGGCCTGCAGGGCCGTGTCGCCGATGCCGAAAAGATCGTGAAGGCCGACCTGCCGCCCGCCGAGGCTGCAGCCAACGTCGCGCTGTTGAAACAGATCCTGTCGCGGAAGGAAAAAGAGAACGCGCGCGCCGAGGCCGGGAAGATGCCGATCGCGGCCGCCGGACGCGTCGAATAG
- a CDS encoding AAA family ATPase, with amino-acid sequence MISRVFQNSDDQIDDTPAQPEEYISPAPRVSVQAFCASVAVATAARAASEDRRLGKAHLSVHMGGLAAAIEAYHTAPTPNVIVLETEPGSDILEGLDELATVCDAGTRVVVIGNANDVTPYRELVRRGVSDYVTGPVEPIDVVRAICGLYAASEAVAVGRIIAVVGAKGGVGASTVAHNVAWAIARDLALDSVVIDLDLAFGTASLDYNQDPVQGIANAVFQPERPDSAFMERLLAKCTDRLNLLAAPATLDQVYDFGADAFDAIFDTMRMTTPCIVLDVPHQWSAWTKRTLVGADDILIVAEPDLANMRNAKNMLNVLKAARPNDRPPLYCLNQVGMHKRPEISTREFAKAIESQPIAAIPFDSKMFGTAANNGQMIAQISAKHRTTAMFLQMAQRLTGHAVTKRSRVSFLEPILKKLQGTKARRA; translated from the coding sequence ATGATCAGCCGCGTCTTTCAAAACTCCGACGATCAAATCGACGACACGCCGGCGCAGCCCGAGGAATACATCTCGCCTGCGCCACGCGTATCGGTACAGGCCTTTTGCGCCAGCGTCGCGGTCGCAACCGCGGCGCGCGCGGCGAGCGAAGACCGCCGTCTCGGCAAGGCCCACCTTTCGGTGCACATGGGCGGCCTGGCCGCCGCCATCGAGGCCTATCATACGGCGCCGACGCCGAACGTCATTGTGCTGGAGACCGAGCCCGGCAGCGATATCCTCGAAGGACTCGACGAACTCGCGACCGTCTGCGACGCCGGAACCCGCGTCGTCGTGATCGGCAACGCCAACGACGTCACGCCTTATCGTGAACTGGTGCGGCGCGGCGTCAGCGACTACGTGACCGGACCGGTCGAACCGATCGACGTCGTGCGCGCAATCTGCGGTCTCTACGCGGCCTCCGAGGCCGTGGCCGTCGGCCGCATCATCGCCGTGGTCGGCGCCAAGGGCGGCGTCGGCGCCTCCACCGTCGCGCACAACGTGGCCTGGGCGATCGCGCGCGATCTCGCGCTCGATTCCGTCGTGATCGATCTCGACCTTGCCTTCGGCACCGCCAGCCTCGATTACAACCAGGATCCGGTTCAAGGCATCGCCAATGCCGTCTTCCAACCGGAACGGCCGGATTCCGCCTTCATGGAGCGCCTGCTGGCGAAATGCACCGACCGCCTCAACCTGCTGGCGGCGCCGGCAACATTGGACCAGGTCTATGATTTCGGCGCCGATGCGTTCGATGCGATCTTCGATACGATGCGCATGACCACCCCCTGCATCGTGCTCGACGTCCCCCATCAATGGTCGGCATGGACCAAGCGCACGCTGGTCGGCGCGGACGACATTCTGATCGTGGCCGAGCCCGATCTCGCCAACATGCGCAACGCCAAGAACATGCTGAACGTGCTGAAGGCGGCGCGGCCCAACGACCGCCCGCCGCTCTATTGCCTCAACCAGGTCGGCATGCACAAGCGCCCGGAGATCTCCACGCGCGAATTCGCCAAGGCGATCGAGAGCCAGCCGATCGCGGCCATTCCGTTCGATTCAAAGATGTTCGGCACCGCCGCCAATAACGGTCAGATGATCGCGCAGATCTCCGCCAAGCATCGCACCACCGCGATGTTCCTGCAGATGGCGCAGCGCCTGACCGGCCATGCCGTGACCAAGCGATCCCGGGTCTCGTTCCTGGAGCCGATCCTCAAGAAACTGCAGGGCACGAAGGCTCGCAGGGCCTGA
- a CDS encoding CpaD family pilus assembly protein has translation MTTRIPLHRGKALHMLGALLGLSAALGACTPQTTEIVTTASVSDDYRHRHPIAVTEASRSIVVFVGHARGGLSGSQRTDVIGLAQTWVREGTGAIIADVPIDTPNARAAAASYQEIRSVLMAGGVPSRAITMRHYRPEDPRTLPTIRLSYPKITAVAGPCGLWPQDLGPNIDNVAYNENRSYHNFGCATQRNLAAMIDNPADLEQPRPESPAYTPRRDAAFEKYRKGIATTTTYTESDKAKLSDTGK, from the coding sequence ATGACAACGAGAATTCCGCTCCATCGCGGCAAGGCCTTGCACATGCTTGGCGCCCTCCTCGGCCTCTCGGCCGCGCTCGGCGCCTGCACGCCGCAGACCACGGAAATCGTGACGACCGCCAGCGTGTCCGATGATTATCGCCACCGGCATCCGATAGCAGTGACCGAGGCCAGCCGCTCCATCGTGGTGTTCGTCGGTCATGCCCGCGGCGGCCTCTCCGGGTCGCAACGCACCGACGTCATCGGCCTGGCGCAAACCTGGGTGCGTGAAGGCACCGGCGCCATCATCGCCGACGTCCCGATCGATACGCCAAATGCGCGCGCGGCCGCGGCCTCGTACCAGGAAATCCGGTCGGTGCTGATGGCGGGCGGCGTGCCCTCGCGCGCCATCACGATGCGTCACTATCGGCCGGAAGATCCGCGCACGCTGCCGACGATCAGGCTCAGCTATCCGAAGATTACGGCCGTGGCGGGACCTTGCGGCCTGTGGCCGCAAGACCTCGGACCGAACATCGACAACGTCGCCTACAATGAAAATCGCTCGTACCACAATTTCGGCTGCGCCACCCAGCGCAACCTTGCTGCGATGATCGACAATCCCGCCGACCTCGAACAGCCACGTCCCGAGAGCCCCGCCTATACGCCGCGCCGCGATGCCGCCTTCGAAAAGTATCGCAAGGGCATTGCGACAACGACCACCTATACCGAATCCGACAAAGCCAAACTCAGCGATACAGGCAAATGA